Sequence from the Streptomyces mobaraensis NBRC 13819 = DSM 40847 genome:
GCGGCGTGGTTGCGGCGGGCGCGCTTCTTGCGGCGGCGCTTCGAGGACATGGGACCTCCTCGGGTCGGTGCGGTTTCCGCTGGGGCTCCTTACCGGTTTCCACGGTTCCACACCCGTTTCCCGAGTGCCACGGGAGTCACCGCCGCCGGCCCGGGGCTACCCCGCCGTCCGGAACACCAGCACCGTGTTGTGCCCGCCGAACCCGAACGAGTTGCTGAGCGCGACGTCGACCCGCTGCTTCCGCGGCCCGCCCCGCACGGCGTCGAGGGAGAGAGCGGGATCGAGCCGCTCCAGATTGGCGACGGGCGGGACGAGGCCGTGCTGCACGGTCAGTACGGTGACGGCCGCCTCGACGGCCCCCGCGGCCCCGAGCGTGTGCCCGAGCACCCCCTTGGTGGCCGTGACGCTCGGGCCGTGGGGGAGCAGAGCCTCGATGACGCGTCCCTCCACGAGATCGTTGGGCGGCGTCCCGGTCCCGTGCGCGTTGACGTGGTCCACCTCGTCCGCCGACACCCCCGCGTCGGCCAGGGCCAGCCGCAGCGCCCGCCGGGCGCCGGCGCCCTCGGGGTGCGGGGCGGTCGGGTGGTACGCGTCGGTGGCCGAGCCGCTGCCGGCGAACAGGGCGCGCGGGACGGCACCCCGCGCCCGCGCGTGCTCCGGCCGCTCCAGGACGAGGACGGCGGCACCCTCGCCGGCCACGAAGCCGTCACGTTCGGCGTCGAAGGGCCGGGAGGCGGCGGGTGGGTCGTCGCGGCGGCGGGAGAGGACGCCGAGCCGGTCGAACCCCACCATGTTCAAGGGGGTGAACCCCGCCTCGGTGCCTCCGGCGAGGACGACGTCGCAGCGGCCGGCGGTCAGCCAGAGCCGGGCCAGGGAGAGGGCGTCCGCTCCGGACGCGCAGGCGGTCACGGTGGCCGTGCTGGGGCCCAGCGCGCCGCAGTCCAGGGCCACTTCCGCGGCCGCCATGTTGATCAGGCTCATGGGGTGCAGCAGGGACGAGACGTACTCCGGCCCCCGGTCGCGCAGTCGGGCCTGCTGGTGCCACGTCGTCCAGCCGCCCCCGCTCCCGCTGCCGATGACGACACCGACCCGCGGCCCGTCCCAGACGGCGGGGTCGAGCCCGGCGTCGGCCACCGCCTCCCGCGCC
This genomic interval carries:
- a CDS encoding beta-ketoacyl-[acyl-carrier-protein] synthase family protein, with the translated sequence MTGLGLVTAGGIGREPTWDAVCAGVGTATRGPALQGHAVDFCCALPALDDALAPLRRKAWRLDPFARAALLAAREAVADAGLDPAVWDGPRVGVVIGSGSGGGWTTWHQQARLRDRGPEYVSSLLHPMSLINMAAAEVALDCGALGPSTATVTACASGADALSLARLWLTAGRCDVVLAGGTEAGFTPLNMVGFDRLGVLSRRRDDPPAASRPFDAERDGFVAGEGAAVLVLERPEHARARGAVPRALFAGSGSATDAYHPTAPHPEGAGARRALRLALADAGVSADEVDHVNAHGTGTPPNDLVEGRVIEALLPHGPSVTATKGVLGHTLGAAGAVEAAVTVLTVQHGLVPPVANLERLDPALSLDAVRGGPRKQRVDVALSNSFGFGGHNTVLVFRTAG